The following proteins are encoded in a genomic region of Dokdonia donghaensis DSW-1:
- a CDS encoding 1-deoxy-D-xylulose-5-phosphate synthase: protein MQKSILDTILSPADLRALAPEQLPVLAQELRRFIIDIIATKEGHLGASLGVVELTIALHYIFNTPSDNLIWDVGHQAYGHKILTGRKDIFHTNRQKDGISGFPNRGESIYDTFGTGHSSTSISAALGMAMAATLKGEHNRHHIAVIGDASIASGMAFEGLNHAGVTDANLLVILNDNAIGIDPSVGALKRYLTNVKKGTAREENIFEALNFSYFGPVDGHDLNASTEVLQELKKTKGPKFLHVITTKGKGLALAEREQITYHAPGKFDATTGIRVVKDSTPQPPKYQDVFGHTIVELATLNKKIIGITPAMPTGSSLKYMIEAFPDRAFDVGIAEQHAVTLSAGLATEGMVVFCNIYSTFLQRAYDQVIHDVALQNLPVIFCLDRAGLVGQDGGTHQGVYDLAYLNCIPNLIIYAPSDEIALRNIMYTAQQGLDHPIAIRYPRGRGAHINWQLPFKEITIGKGYNVIKGKKTAVITIGSILKNVLAAVNEVNASCSVYDMGFLKPLDKTLLDTIFTTYDHIITVEDGSKIGGLGSSVGDYAFAKAYKGSLTILGIPDTFIEHATVEQQYEEAGISVASLSLLLKNLA from the coding sequence ATGCAAAAAAGTATTCTAGATACCATTTTAAGTCCAGCGGACTTGCGCGCTTTAGCTCCAGAGCAATTACCAGTACTTGCCCAAGAGTTACGTAGGTTTATCATAGATATTATTGCTACTAAAGAAGGACACCTAGGTGCAAGCTTAGGAGTTGTAGAACTTACCATAGCACTACACTATATATTTAACACACCTAGTGATAACCTGATTTGGGACGTAGGTCATCAAGCTTACGGGCATAAAATCCTTACAGGTCGTAAAGACATCTTTCATACTAATAGACAAAAAGATGGCATAAGTGGTTTTCCTAACAGAGGTGAGAGTATTTATGACACCTTTGGCACAGGTCATAGTAGCACCTCCATAAGTGCAGCTCTAGGGATGGCAATGGCTGCTACTCTTAAAGGGGAGCATAACAGACATCATATCGCGGTAATAGGAGACGCATCTATAGCCAGCGGTATGGCTTTTGAAGGGCTTAATCACGCTGGAGTTACAGACGCAAACTTGCTTGTAATACTTAATGATAATGCTATAGGCATAGATCCTAGTGTAGGTGCTCTCAAGAGGTATCTTACAAACGTAAAAAAAGGTACCGCTCGCGAAGAAAATATTTTTGAGGCGCTTAATTTTAGTTACTTTGGGCCTGTAGATGGGCACGATTTAAATGCCTCAACTGAGGTTTTACAGGAGTTAAAGAAAACTAAAGGTCCTAAATTTTTACACGTAATCACTACAAAAGGTAAAGGTCTTGCTCTAGCAGAGCGTGAGCAAATCACCTATCACGCCCCAGGCAAGTTTGATGCTACAACAGGCATTAGAGTGGTAAAAGATAGCACTCCGCAGCCTCCTAAATATCAAGACGTTTTTGGCCACACCATAGTTGAGCTTGCTACTTTAAATAAAAAAATTATAGGTATCACACCAGCAATGCCTACTGGCAGCTCTCTCAAGTATATGATTGAAGCATTTCCAGATAGAGCTTTTGATGTGGGTATTGCAGAGCAACACGCAGTAACACTTTCGGCAGGACTGGCAACGGAGGGTATGGTGGTTTTTTGCAATATATACTCAACGTTCTTACAACGTGCTTATGACCAAGTGATACACGATGTAGCGCTTCAAAACCTACCTGTTATTTTTTGTTTAGACAGAGCTGGGCTTGTGGGGCAAGATGGTGGCACTCATCAAGGAGTTTATGATCTAGCTTATCTAAACTGTATACCTAATCTTATTATTTATGCGCCTAGCGATGAGATTGCTTTGCGTAATATAATGTACACTGCCCAGCAGGGTCTCGACCATCCTATCGCGATACGTTACCCTAGAGGGAGAGGTGCTCATATAAACTGGCAATTACCATTTAAAGAAATCACTATTGGTAAAGGTTACAACGTTATCAAAGGAAAGAAGACTGCAGTTATAACTATAGGTAGCATTCTCAAAAATGTACTGGCTGCGGTAAACGAGGTAAATGCAAGTTGTAGTGTCTATGATATGGGGTTTTTAAAACCGCTAGACAAGACACTACTAGACACTATTTTTACTACTTATGACCATATCATTACTGTAGAAGATGGTTCAAAAATAGGCGGTCTCGGTAGTAGTGTGGGTGATTACGCTTTCGCGAAAGCGTACAAAGGCTCCCTTACCATCTTAGGCATACCTGACACGTTTATAGAACACGCTACGGTAGAGCAGCAATATGAAGAAGCTGGTATTTCTGTGGCTTCACTTTCTTTACTTCTTAAAAACTTAGCATAA
- a CDS encoding nucleoside deaminase, whose product MLEPYDDTYFMKKALQEAQAAFDQGEIPVGAVVVIDNMIIARAHNLTERLTDVTAHAEMQAITSASNYIGGKYLQQCTLYVTLEPCQMCAGALYWSQIGRIVYGASDERRGYEKMGTTLHPKTKVERGILAHECEQIMKRFFIDKRGLN is encoded by the coding sequence ATGCTAGAACCATACGACGATACCTACTTTATGAAAAAAGCACTACAAGAGGCTCAAGCCGCTTTTGATCAAGGTGAGATACCAGTGGGAGCTGTTGTCGTCATAGATAATATGATTATAGCCAGAGCTCATAATCTTACAGAGCGTCTTACAGATGTAACTGCGCACGCAGAAATGCAGGCTATTACCAGTGCCTCAAATTATATAGGAGGTAAATATTTACAGCAGTGCACCTTGTATGTGACGCTGGAGCCCTGCCAGATGTGTGCTGGTGCGTTGTACTGGAGCCAGATAGGTCGTATTGTGTATGGAGCTAGTGATGAACGTCGTGGTTATGAGAAAATGGGCACAACTTTGCATCCTAAAACTAAAGTGGAGCGTGGTATTCTCGCGCACGAGTGTGAGCAAATAATGAAACGCTTCTTTATTGATAAACGCGGACTTAACTAG
- a CDS encoding TIGR03915 family putative DNA repair protein, translating into MGMIDQYIYDGTFEGFLSAVFEVYERKPLVVKIVSERIATENFFDEEHTIYTDQVKADRVWKGIQTKIGKKAGDWIYRAFLSEKPDRERVLLRIIKKGFLGHRVTEDYADVDVLRLSNLVKMVGREKHRMDAFVRFKLTKDNVYFAEIEPDFDTLPLNAIHFKNRYADQKWLIYDRCRHYGVYYDLHKISYVKLEVSKDINTSEAAPFYFTHDEMHYQDLWKNYFKSTNIPSRKNMRLHLQHVPRRYWKYLSEKQP; encoded by the coding sequence ATGGGAATGATTGATCAATACATATATGACGGCACCTTTGAAGGTTTTCTTTCGGCGGTGTTTGAGGTATATGAGCGTAAACCTTTGGTGGTAAAAATAGTAAGCGAGCGCATCGCTACCGAAAATTTCTTTGATGAAGAGCACACTATCTACACAGATCAAGTAAAAGCAGACCGTGTATGGAAAGGCATACAAACCAAAATAGGCAAAAAAGCAGGCGACTGGATTTATCGAGCTTTCCTCAGTGAAAAACCAGATCGCGAGCGCGTGCTCCTGCGCATTATAAAAAAAGGTTTTTTAGGCCATCGCGTTACAGAAGATTATGCAGATGTAGATGTTTTGAGACTGAGCAATCTTGTAAAAATGGTGGGAAGAGAAAAACACAGAATGGATGCCTTTGTACGGTTTAAACTCACAAAAGACAATGTTTACTTTGCAGAGATAGAACCAGATTTTGACACCCTACCACTTAATGCTATACACTTTAAAAATAGATATGCAGACCAAAAATGGCTCATTTATGACAGGTGCAGACATTATGGAGTGTACTACGACCTGCATAAAATCTCATACGTAAAGCTAGAGGTTTCAAAAGATATAAATACGAGTGAGGCAGCACCTTTTTATTTCACCCACGACGAGATGCACTATCAAGATCTCTGGAAAAACTATTTTAAGAGCACTAATATTCCTTCAAGAAAGAATATGAGACTGCATTTACAACACGTACCTAGAAGATACTGGAAGTACCTTAGTGAGAAACAGCCGTAG
- a CDS encoding putative DNA modification/repair radical SAM protein produces the protein MNFERIKEKLNILADAAKYDVSCSSSGSKRANKNKGLGDSSGMGICHTYTEDGRCVSLLKILLTNHCIFDCAYCVTRKSNDIKRAAFKVQEVVDLTINFYRRNYIEGLFLSSGIFKNADYTMERLVAVAKKLREEENFNGYIHLKSIPGASDELMREAGLYADRLSVNIEIPSEKGLKLLAPDKKREDFIKPMQKVKNEIIQYKSEKKLIKSTPVYAPAGQSTQMIIGASGETDAEIMYTSAYFYKQFKMKRVYYSGYIPISYDERLPSIGTEVPMMRENRLYQTDWLLRFYGFDIRELLNKEHPNLETDIDPKLSWALRNLEHFPVDINKADRRMLARIPGIGMRSVHKIIQARRYRKLNWEHLKAIGISMNRAQYFLICDSATFETKDRTAAQLKSLIIGTSGSKWRGAYSNQLNLFGSNAPLTTS, from the coding sequence ATGAATTTTGAACGTATTAAAGAAAAGCTAAACATACTTGCAGATGCTGCAAAGTATGATGTCTCTTGCTCCTCTAGTGGTAGTAAGCGTGCAAATAAGAATAAAGGATTAGGAGACTCAAGTGGTATGGGTATTTGTCATACGTATACAGAAGATGGCAGGTGTGTGTCTTTGCTTAAAATTTTACTTACCAACCACTGCATCTTTGACTGTGCATACTGCGTCACTCGAAAGAGTAATGACATCAAGCGAGCGGCTTTTAAAGTACAAGAGGTGGTAGATCTTACCATTAACTTTTACCGTCGTAATTATATAGAAGGGTTGTTTTTGAGTAGTGGTATTTTTAAAAATGCAGACTATACAATGGAGCGGCTTGTTGCTGTGGCAAAAAAGTTGCGCGAGGAAGAAAACTTTAATGGGTACATACATCTCAAATCTATACCAGGAGCTAGTGATGAACTTATGCGAGAGGCAGGCCTATATGCAGATAGATTATCTGTAAACATAGAGATCCCATCAGAAAAGGGATTAAAACTACTTGCACCAGATAAGAAACGGGAAGATTTTATAAAACCTATGCAAAAGGTAAAAAATGAAATCATACAGTACAAAAGCGAGAAAAAACTCATAAAGAGCACACCTGTTTATGCTCCCGCAGGCCAGAGCACACAGATGATTATAGGTGCAAGTGGCGAGACAGATGCAGAGATTATGTATACCAGCGCATACTTTTATAAACAGTTTAAAATGAAACGCGTGTACTACTCTGGCTACATACCTATAAGCTATGACGAGCGTCTACCATCTATAGGCACAGAGGTACCTATGATGCGAGAAAACAGATTATACCAGACAGACTGGCTGTTGCGTTTTTATGGGTTTGATATACGTGAGTTACTCAATAAGGAGCACCCTAATCTTGAAACAGACATAGACCCAAAGCTGAGCTGGGCGCTGCGCAATCTAGAACACTTTCCCGTAGATATTAATAAGGCAGACCGTAGAATGCTTGCACGCATACCAGGTATAGGGATGCGATCTGTGCATAAAATTATACAAGCACGCCGCTATAGAAAACTAAACTGGGAGCACCTTAAAGCGATAGGCATCTCTATGAACAGAGCGCAATATTTTCTCATATGTGACTCTGCAACTTTTGAGACCAAAGACCGCACAGCAGCACAATTAAAGAGCTTGATTATAGGGACATCTGGTAGCAAGTGGCGTGGTGCATATAGTAACCAGCTTAACCTTTTTGGCTCAAATGCTCCATTAACTACCTCTTGA
- a CDS encoding carbon-nitrogen hydrolase family protein, whose product MSQPNHLKVALAQIAPVWGDRDATIEKIKTAIIEAASNDAELIVFGEGLLPGYPYWLSLTDGAAWDTKVVKELHAHYTRNAVDIERGDLQEICVLAQNYNIAIYLGIIEKPMDRGGASLYCSLVYIDQEGVIQSVHRKLQPTYDERLTWAPGDGHGLRVHPLKQFTVGGLNCWENWMPLPRAAMYAQGENLHIAVWPGSDYNTKDITRFIARESRSYVISVSSRMAIATDFPKETPHLQEVLKRAPEVSSNGGSCIAGPDGEFILPPDITTEGNIYHTLDFNKVYEERQNFDPSGHYSRPDVTQLTVNRERQWVVKFND is encoded by the coding sequence ATGTCACAGCCTAATCACCTTAAAGTTGCCCTTGCTCAAATCGCTCCAGTCTGGGGAGATCGAGATGCCACGATTGAGAAAATAAAAACAGCTATAATAGAAGCGGCTTCAAATGATGCAGAGCTCATCGTTTTTGGGGAGGGGCTTTTGCCAGGTTACCCATACTGGTTATCACTTACAGATGGAGCTGCTTGGGACACTAAGGTGGTAAAAGAGCTTCACGCACACTATACTAGAAATGCGGTAGATATAGAACGAGGGGATTTACAAGAAATATGTGTTCTTGCTCAAAATTATAATATTGCAATATATCTTGGAATTATAGAAAAACCAATGGATAGGGGTGGAGCTAGTCTATATTGTTCTCTTGTGTATATAGATCAAGAAGGCGTTATACAATCTGTACACCGCAAGTTACAGCCTACGTATGATGAGCGCCTTACCTGGGCTCCGGGTGATGGTCACGGTTTACGAGTACACCCGCTTAAACAATTTACTGTAGGTGGACTCAATTGCTGGGAGAACTGGATGCCGCTACCACGTGCTGCAATGTATGCACAAGGAGAAAACTTGCACATAGCCGTATGGCCAGGCAGTGATTATAATACAAAAGACATCACACGATTTATTGCTCGCGAGTCGCGCAGTTATGTTATATCTGTATCAAGTAGAATGGCAATCGCAACAGATTTTCCAAAGGAGACACCTCATTTACAAGAAGTTTTAAAACGTGCTCCAGAAGTTTCTTCAAACGGAGGTTCTTGTATTGCCGGGCCAGATGGAGAGTTTATACTGCCACCAGATATCACAACAGAAGGTAATATTTATCACACGCTGGATTTTAATAAGGTATATGAGGAGCGACAAAACTTTGACCCATCAGGTCACTACTCACGTCCAGATGTAACTCAGCTTACAGTAAACAGAGAACGCCAGTGGGTAGTTAAGTTTAATGATTAA
- a CDS encoding ExbD/TolR family protein: protein MRRRTTPEVNAGSMADIAFLLLIFFLVTTTIEKDKGIARQLPPALTDATEAHVKEKNLLQIMVNPENEILVEEKRVSITDLKEVVIAFLDNGGIPLGMEGHCDYCLGEHSLLSSDNPQKAVISLAPDRLTDYNTYIQVQAQLTSAYEDLRQRAYKRLYKQDYSSINKAVREGTYDGNLEKVKMQLNKVRSLYPMLISEATTKRELRL from the coding sequence ATGAGAAGACGTACTACTCCAGAAGTAAATGCGGGGTCTATGGCAGACATTGCATTCTTATTACTTATTTTTTTCTTAGTCACCACCACCATAGAAAAAGACAAAGGCATCGCCAGGCAGCTACCACCAGCACTCACAGATGCTACCGAAGCTCACGTAAAAGAAAAAAATCTATTACAAATTATGGTCAATCCTGAAAATGAAATTCTTGTAGAAGAAAAACGAGTCTCTATTACAGATCTAAAAGAGGTGGTTATTGCATTTTTAGATAACGGCGGCATACCACTGGGTATGGAAGGCCATTGTGATTATTGTCTAGGTGAGCATAGCCTACTCTCTTCAGATAATCCTCAAAAGGCAGTAATATCCCTCGCTCCAGATAGACTTACAGACTATAACACCTATATACAGGTGCAAGCTCAACTCACTTCGGCTTACGAAGATTTGCGCCAGAGAGCATATAAGCGATTATACAAACAAGACTATTCATCTATTAACAAAGCGGTGCGAGAAGGCACCTATGATGGCAATCTTGAGAAAGTAAAAATGCAACTCAACAAAGTGCGTTCCCTTTACCCGATGCTCATCTCAGAAGCTACTACAAAAAGAGAGTTAAGACTGTAA
- a CDS encoding pseudouridine synthase gives MSRGADNRGKGKPSGRSGAGGKQKSGSRGTQPVRKQGGRPTAKAKDKAFDAPKKQTQRKKDDGTMRLNKYIANSGVCSRREADMYISIGQVTVNGKVINEMGYQVKIDDDVRFDGRRINPEAKAYVLLNKPKGFATTTSNDKGNTVMDLVAGSTKSRIQPIGRLGRNAMGLLLFTNDDELVQRFTNSKKGVDKLYHIELSNNLKAADAERIREGLKIGGKTIMVEEISFVDGAPKKEVGLRIKNTGNSIIRTIFEHLNYEVVRVDCVTIAGLTKKDLPRGHWRHLTKQEVINLKNG, from the coding sequence ATGAGCAGAGGAGCAGATAATCGAGGAAAAGGAAAACCATCTGGACGCAGTGGTGCAGGAGGAAAGCAAAAAAGCGGTTCTCGTGGTACACAACCCGTACGTAAACAAGGAGGAAGACCTACCGCAAAGGCAAAAGATAAAGCCTTTGATGCACCAAAAAAACAAACGCAGCGTAAGAAGGATGATGGGACGATGCGTCTTAATAAATATATAGCAAACTCTGGAGTGTGTTCTCGTAGAGAGGCAGATATGTATATATCTATAGGTCAAGTTACCGTAAATGGTAAGGTGATTAATGAGATGGGTTATCAAGTAAAAATAGATGATGATGTACGTTTTGACGGGCGTCGTATTAACCCAGAAGCAAAGGCATATGTATTACTTAATAAGCCTAAAGGATTTGCAACCACCACAAGTAATGATAAAGGCAATACGGTGATGGACCTGGTAGCGGGATCTACAAAATCACGTATACAACCTATAGGTAGACTAGGGCGTAACGCAATGGGGTTACTACTCTTTACTAACGATGATGAGCTTGTACAACGATTTACAAACTCAAAAAAGGGAGTAGATAAATTATACCATATAGAGCTGTCTAATAATCTCAAAGCTGCAGATGCGGAGCGTATAAGAGAAGGTCTTAAAATAGGAGGTAAGACGATAATGGTAGAGGAAATAAGCTTTGTAGACGGAGCTCCTAAGAAAGAAGTAGGACTTCGTATTAAAAATACAGGTAATAGTATTATACGTACTATTTTTGAACATCTTAATTATGAGGTGGTGCGTGTAGATTGTGTTACTATAGCAGGATTAACTAAGAAAGACTTACCACGTGGTCACTGGCGTCACCTTACAAAACAAGAGGTGATCAATCTTAAAAACGGTTAA
- a CDS encoding glycosyltransferase, with amino-acid sequence MEYRLTIVVPVYNEEDNLLRVESEFNTYFKTAKAKSKVLFVNDGSKDTSLDIIKDICARSTDFEYIAFTENCGLSAAIKAGFDHADTELVGYIDSDLQTAPNDFNILIEEIGPYDLVTGVRADRQDSFVKNMSSKIANGIRRSFTHDGMDDTGCPLKIIKTDYAQRIPMFKGLHRFLPAMILLQEGKVKQVPVRHFPRVAGEAKFGVWNRLLGPLMDCFAYLWMKKKYINYKVGNSSRG; translated from the coding sequence ATGGAGTATCGTCTCACCATTGTTGTACCTGTGTATAATGAAGAAGATAATCTCTTACGAGTAGAATCTGAGTTTAATACCTATTTTAAAACCGCAAAAGCAAAGAGTAAAGTGCTTTTTGTAAATGATGGCTCTAAGGATACGAGTCTAGATATCATAAAAGACATTTGTGCACGTAGCACAGATTTTGAGTACATCGCCTTTACAGAAAACTGTGGCTTAAGTGCTGCTATAAAAGCAGGTTTTGATCACGCAGATACTGAGTTGGTTGGGTATATAGATAGCGATTTACAAACGGCTCCAAATGATTTTAATATACTCATTGAAGAGATAGGACCTTACGATCTAGTTACGGGTGTACGTGCAGATAGGCAAGACTCTTTTGTTAAGAATATGTCTTCAAAAATTGCAAACGGCATACGTCGCTCTTTTACCCACGATGGGATGGATGATACAGGCTGCCCACTCAAAATCATCAAGACAGATTATGCACAGCGCATCCCTATGTTTAAGGGATTACACCGTTTCTTGCCAGCAATGATATTATTACAAGAAGGTAAAGTAAAACAAGTGCCAGTGCGTCATTTTCCGCGAGTGGCGGGTGAGGCAAAATTTGGGGTTTGGAACCGCCTTCTAGGGCCGCTTATGGATTGCTTTGCTTATCTATGGATGAAGAAAAAGTATATTAATTATAAAGTAGGAAACTCCAGCCGTGGATAG
- a CDS encoding lipid-A-disaccharide synthase N-terminal domain-containing protein: MDSLSLLAVLAQILFGGRMLSQWLLSEKSKKVVTPLTFWWLSLSGSFVLFIYGYFRTDFPLMLGQVLGYIIYIRNLQIQKQWKLLPKWSQFLIIAIPIGIIAYGWNNGKFDLAALFSKDEMATWLLTLGIVAQVLFTLRFVYQWFYAEKNKEATLPLGFWLFSFTGGLLSLVYFLYRVDYVMVLSYSLGTFIYARNIYLYYTSKTA; encoded by the coding sequence GTGGATAGTCTGTCGTTACTTGCTGTGCTTGCCCAAATCCTCTTTGGAGGAAGAATGCTTTCGCAGTGGTTACTTTCAGAAAAAAGCAAGAAGGTAGTAACACCTTTAACCTTCTGGTGGCTTAGTCTTTCTGGGTCCTTTGTACTGTTTATATACGGTTACTTCCGTACAGACTTCCCGCTTATGCTGGGGCAAGTGCTGGGATACATCATTTACATAAGAAACCTACAGATACAAAAGCAGTGGAAACTCTTGCCTAAATGGTCTCAGTTTCTCATAATAGCAATACCCATAGGCATCATTGCATATGGCTGGAATAATGGAAAGTTTGATCTAGCCGCCCTCTTCTCAAAAGATGAGATGGCTACCTGGCTACTTACTTTAGGTATTGTAGCACAAGTATTATTTACCCTGCGCTTTGTATACCAATGGTTTTATGCAGAAAAGAATAAAGAGGCGACACTTCCTTTAGGCTTTTGGTTATTTTCTTTTACTGGAGGACTGCTGTCACTCGTATACTTTTTATACAGAGTAGATTATGTGATGGTCCTCTCCTACTCGCTAGGTACGTTTATCTACGCTCGTAATATTTACCTTTATTATACATCAAAAACAGCGTGA